The following are encoded in a window of Streptomyces sp. SAT1 genomic DNA:
- a CDS encoding ABC transporter ATP-binding protein gives MTTIEEVTPVPSPRDGGADGGPLLDVRDLHVEFHTREGVVRAVNGVNYSVSAGETLAVLGESGSGKSVTAQAIMGILDMPPAKIPQGEIRFRGQDMLTMGAEERRKIRGRRIAMIFQDALSSLNPVLTVGYQLGEMFRVHQGLSKKDAKAKAIELMDRVKIPAAAARVNDYPHQFSGGMRQRIMIAMALALEPDLIIADEPTTALDVTVQAQVMDLLAELQREYNMGLILITHDLGVVADVADKIAVMYAGRIVEQAPVRELYKRPAHPYTRGLLDSIPRLDQKGQELYAIKGLPPNLLRVPTGCAFNPRCPKAQDVCRTDVPELLAVTERDGGELPGRASACHFWKETIHG, from the coding sequence GTGACCACCATCGAAGAAGTCACCCCGGTGCCGTCGCCACGCGACGGCGGGGCGGACGGCGGGCCACTGCTCGACGTGCGCGACCTGCACGTCGAGTTTCACACCCGTGAGGGTGTCGTGCGGGCCGTCAACGGCGTCAACTACAGCGTGAGCGCCGGTGAGACGCTGGCCGTGCTCGGCGAGTCCGGTTCCGGCAAGTCGGTGACCGCGCAGGCGATCATGGGCATCCTGGACATGCCGCCGGCGAAGATCCCGCAGGGCGAGATCCGCTTCCGCGGCCAGGACATGCTGACCATGGGCGCCGAGGAGCGCCGCAAGATCCGCGGCCGCCGGATCGCGATGATCTTCCAGGACGCGCTGTCCTCGCTGAACCCGGTGCTGACCGTCGGCTACCAGCTCGGCGAGATGTTCCGCGTCCACCAGGGCCTGTCCAAGAAGGACGCCAAGGCCAAGGCCATCGAGCTGATGGACCGGGTGAAGATCCCGGCCGCCGCGGCGCGCGTCAACGACTACCCGCACCAGTTCTCGGGCGGTATGCGCCAGCGCATCATGATCGCGATGGCGCTGGCCCTGGAGCCGGACCTGATCATCGCGGACGAGCCGACCACCGCGCTCGACGTGACCGTCCAGGCCCAGGTCATGGACCTGCTCGCGGAACTCCAGCGCGAGTACAACATGGGCCTCATCCTGATCACCCACGACCTCGGCGTGGTCGCCGACGTCGCGGACAAGATCGCGGTGATGTACGCGGGCCGGATCGTCGAGCAGGCGCCGGTGCGCGAGCTGTACAAGCGGCCCGCGCACCCGTACACGCGGGGTCTGCTGGACTCGATCCCGCGCCTGGACCAGAAGGGCCAGGAGCTGTACGCGATCAAGGGCCTGCCGCCCAACCTGCTGCGCGTACCGACCGGCTGCGCCTTCAACCCGCGCTGCCCCAAGGCCCAGGACGTCTGCCGTACGGATGTCCCGGAGCTGCTGGCGGTCACCGAGCGCGACGGCGGCGAGCTGCCGGGCCGCGCCTCGGCGTGCCACTTCTGGAAGGAGACGATCCATGGCTGA
- a CDS encoding ABC transporter family substrate-binding protein: MSYDGVGPRAVMRSVAFLTAGALAVPLLAGCGSDDEGSRPLAGQDIAPAARAQVTDGGTLRWAVDTMPETLNTFQADADASTTRIAQAVLPAMFRLDASGRPQRDADYLDSARVVETEPRQVVVYRLNQQAVWSDGREIGAADFAAQWRALSGKDSAYWTARNAGYDRIEKVERGANDLEVRVTFARPYADWKSLFSPLYPKDVTGTANDFNDGARKKLKVSAGPFAVQKIDTAEKEVVLARSPRWWGHPAKLNEIVLHQVARDKRAAALADGTVDVADIDPADADRITLADGARGSSPFQGPAGGRTAAKALRSWALVHGSDEKAAGRERRALAAGRGTLTTYLRQQDALRGVKVRKSLEPAFTQLALNGAGGPLADERVRHAVAHALDRKELAEIVLKPLGLPATPVGSHLALSGQAAYADSSDALGGQDTAQAKALLADAGWVAGTGKEQDKQKKGEKAAGAQGHEDAGGGDGDGTYIVGVNDDIEHNGDGKGRPRDEESAENGARTRQLAQDGAPGAYAPRGTAAPAGTVAGPLAKDGKPLTLRFVLPSGPGSETLRKVADRITAMLEKVGIATDVTKVPDESYFRDHIAAGQYDLALYSWPASAYPATDARPVYAKPVPAADGSLNVQQNYTRVGTDQVDQLFDQALATLDEGRERDLVRKADARIWASAGSIPLYQRPQLVAVRDTLANVGAFGFQTPVYEDMGYLRKGAKGPSGASS; this comes from the coding sequence ATGTCGTACGACGGTGTCGGGCCCCGCGCGGTCATGCGCTCGGTCGCCTTCCTGACCGCGGGCGCCCTGGCGGTGCCCCTGCTGGCGGGCTGCGGCTCGGACGACGAGGGCAGCAGACCGCTGGCCGGGCAGGACATCGCCCCCGCGGCCCGCGCCCAGGTCACCGACGGCGGCACGCTGCGCTGGGCGGTGGACACGATGCCCGAGACGCTGAACACCTTCCAGGCGGACGCCGACGCGAGCACCACCCGGATCGCCCAGGCGGTCCTGCCGGCCATGTTCCGCCTCGACGCCAGCGGCCGGCCGCAGCGCGACGCGGACTACCTCGACTCCGCGCGGGTGGTCGAGACCGAGCCCAGGCAGGTCGTCGTCTACCGGCTGAACCAGCAGGCCGTCTGGAGCGACGGCCGGGAGATCGGCGCCGCCGACTTCGCCGCCCAGTGGCGCGCCCTGTCCGGCAAGGACTCCGCGTACTGGACCGCGCGCAACGCCGGCTACGACCGCATCGAGAAGGTCGAGCGCGGCGCCAACGACCTGGAGGTCCGGGTCACCTTCGCCCGGCCCTACGCGGACTGGAAGTCGCTGTTCTCGCCGCTGTACCCCAAGGACGTCACCGGCACCGCCAACGACTTCAACGACGGGGCGCGCAAGAAGCTCAAGGTCAGCGCCGGGCCCTTCGCCGTGCAGAAGATCGACACCGCGGAGAAGGAGGTGGTCCTCGCCCGCAGCCCGCGCTGGTGGGGCCACCCGGCCAAGCTGAACGAGATCGTGCTGCACCAGGTGGCGCGCGACAAACGGGCCGCCGCGCTCGCCGACGGCACCGTGGACGTGGCCGACATCGACCCGGCCGACGCCGACCGGATCACCCTCGCCGACGGCGCCCGGGGCAGCTCGCCCTTCCAGGGCCCGGCCGGCGGGCGCACCGCCGCCAAGGCGCTGCGCTCCTGGGCACTGGTGCACGGATCCGACGAGAAGGCCGCCGGGCGCGAGCGCCGCGCCCTGGCCGCGGGCCGTGGCACGCTCACCACCTATCTCCGCCAGCAGGACGCGCTGCGCGGGGTGAAGGTGCGCAAGTCCCTGGAGCCCGCCTTCACCCAGCTCGCGCTGAACGGCGCCGGCGGCCCGCTCGCCGACGAGCGCGTCCGGCACGCCGTGGCGCACGCCCTGGACCGCAAGGAGCTCGCCGAGATCGTCCTGAAGCCGCTCGGCCTGCCCGCCACCCCGGTCGGCAGCCACCTCGCCCTGTCCGGGCAGGCCGCCTACGCCGACAGCAGCGACGCGCTCGGCGGCCAGGACACCGCCCAGGCCAAGGCGCTGCTCGCCGACGCCGGCTGGGTGGCCGGGACGGGCAAGGAGCAGGACAAGCAGAAGAAGGGCGAGAAGGCGGCCGGCGCCCAGGGGCACGAGGACGCGGGCGGCGGGGACGGCGACGGTACGTACATCGTCGGGGTGAACGACGACATCGAGCACAACGGCGACGGCAAGGGCAGGCCCCGCGACGAGGAGAGCGCCGAGAACGGCGCCAGGACGCGCCAGCTCGCCCAGGACGGCGCCCCCGGCGCGTACGCCCCCCGGGGCACCGCCGCCCCGGCCGGCACGGTGGCCGGGCCGCTGGCCAAGGACGGCAAGCCGCTCACGCTCCGCTTCGTCCTGCCCTCCGGGCCGGGCTCGGAGACGCTGCGCAAGGTCGCCGACCGGATCACGGCGATGCTGGAGAAGGTGGGCATCGCCACGGACGTGACCAAGGTCCCGGACGAGAGCTACTTCCGCGACCACATCGCCGCCGGCCAGTACGACCTGGCCCTGTACTCCTGGCCGGCCTCCGCCTACCCGGCCACCGACGCCCGCCCGGTGTACGCCAAGCCCGTCCCGGCGGCCGACGGCTCCCTGAACGTGCAGCAGAACTACACCCGGGTCGGCACCGACCAGGTCGACCAGCTCTTCGACCAGGCCCTGGCCACCCTGGACGAGGGGCGGGAGCGCGACCTGGTGCGCAAGGCCGACGCCCGGATCTGGGCGAGCGCCGGGTCCATCCCGCTCTACCAGCGGCCCCAGCTCGTCGCGGTCCGCGACACCCTGGCCAACGTGGGCGCCTTCGGCTTCCAGACCCCGGTCTACGAGGACATGGGCTACCTGAGGAAGGGCGCGAAGGGGCCGTCCGGAGCGTCCTCGTAG
- a CDS encoding ABC transporter permease — MGRYVARRLLQMIPVFIGTTLLIFLMVYALPGDPVRGLFGDKATTPQVINSLRHEYGLDKPVLVQYWDYMRGIVLHADFGDQIASGRPVTDILGEAFPVTLRLAGLAFAIEAVVGIVLGVIAGMRAGKAADTVILFVTLLLISVPVFVLGYILQTVFAINLGWLEPSVTDETDLNQFILPAIVLASASLAYVARLSRTSVAENLRADYMRTAVAKGLPKRRVIGVHLMRNSLIPVVTFLGTDLGALMGGAIVTEGIFNIHGVGGTIYDSIVRREGTTLVGLVTILVLVYLFCSLIVDLLYAVLDPRIRYA, encoded by the coding sequence ATGGGGCGCTATGTCGCACGACGACTGCTCCAGATGATCCCGGTCTTCATCGGGACAACCCTGCTGATCTTCCTGATGGTCTACGCTCTGCCCGGCGACCCCGTGCGCGGGCTCTTCGGGGACAAGGCCACCACGCCGCAGGTGATCAACTCGCTGCGGCACGAGTACGGCCTCGACAAGCCGGTCCTGGTCCAGTACTGGGACTACATGCGGGGCATCGTCCTGCACGCCGACTTCGGTGACCAGATCGCCAGCGGCCGCCCGGTCACCGACATCCTCGGTGAGGCGTTCCCGGTGACGCTGCGGCTGGCCGGTCTCGCCTTCGCCATCGAGGCCGTCGTCGGCATCGTGCTCGGCGTCATCGCCGGCATGCGCGCGGGCAAGGCCGCCGACACCGTCATCCTCTTCGTGACGCTGCTGCTGATCTCGGTGCCGGTCTTCGTGCTCGGCTACATCCTCCAGACGGTGTTCGCGATCAACCTGGGCTGGCTGGAACCATCGGTCACCGACGAGACCGACCTCAACCAGTTCATCCTGCCCGCCATCGTGCTGGCCAGCGCCTCGCTCGCCTATGTGGCACGGCTGAGCCGCACGTCGGTCGCGGAGAACCTGCGCGCCGACTACATGCGCACCGCCGTCGCCAAGGGCCTGCCCAAGCGCCGGGTCATCGGCGTGCACCTGATGCGCAACTCGCTCATCCCGGTCGTCACCTTCCTCGGCACCGACCTCGGTGCCCTGATGGGCGGCGCGATCGTCACGGAGGGCATTTTCAACATCCACGGCGTGGGCGGCACCATCTACGACTCGATCGTGCGCCGAGAGGGCACCACGCTCGTCGGACTGGTCACCATCCTGGTCCTCGTGTACCTCTTCTGCAGCCTGATCGTCGACCTGCTCTACGCGGTTCTGGACCCGAGGATCCGTTATGCCTGA
- a CDS encoding ABC transporter ATP-binding protein yields the protein MAELSKNDEQPDATPNVSEVDVVEARSEDEAVDAIEAPVQHGEPILQVRNLVKHFPLTQGILFRKQVGAVKAVDGISFDLYQGETLGIVGESGCGKSTVAKLLMNLERATAGEIFYKGQDITKLSGRALKAVRRNIQMVFQDPYTSLNPRMTVGDIIGEPFDIHPEVAPKGDRRRKVQELLDVVGLNPEYINRYPHQFSGGQRQRIGIARGLALNPEVIICDEPVSALDVSVQAQVINLMERLQDEFNLSYIFIAHDLSIVRHISDRVGVMYLGKMAEIGSDEQIYDHPTHPYTQALLSAVPVPDPDAREHRERIILTGDVPSPANPPSGCRFRTRCWKAQDKCAEEVPLLAIPERFKGTDSLAAHESACHFAEEKDIVHAA from the coding sequence ATGGCTGAGCTGAGCAAGAACGACGAGCAGCCGGACGCCACGCCGAACGTCTCCGAGGTGGACGTCGTCGAGGCCCGCAGCGAGGACGAGGCGGTCGACGCCATCGAGGCGCCGGTCCAGCACGGCGAGCCGATCCTCCAGGTGCGCAACCTGGTGAAGCACTTCCCGCTCACCCAGGGCATCCTGTTCAGGAAGCAGGTCGGCGCGGTCAAGGCCGTCGACGGCATCTCCTTCGACCTGTACCAGGGCGAGACCCTGGGCATCGTGGGCGAGTCCGGCTGCGGCAAGTCGACGGTGGCCAAGCTCCTGATGAACCTGGAGCGGGCGACCGCGGGCGAGATCTTCTACAAGGGCCAGGACATCACCAAGCTGTCCGGGCGTGCGCTGAAGGCGGTGCGCCGGAACATCCAGATGGTGTTCCAGGACCCGTACACCTCGCTGAACCCGCGGATGACGGTCGGTGACATCATCGGCGAGCCCTTCGACATCCATCCCGAGGTGGCCCCGAAGGGCGACCGGCGCCGCAAGGTGCAGGAGCTGCTGGACGTCGTCGGTCTCAACCCGGAGTACATCAACCGGTACCCGCACCAGTTCTCCGGCGGTCAGCGCCAGCGCATCGGCATCGCCCGCGGCCTCGCGCTCAACCCCGAGGTCATCATCTGCGACGAGCCCGTCTCGGCGCTGGACGTGTCGGTGCAGGCGCAGGTCATCAACCTGATGGAGCGCCTCCAGGACGAGTTCAACCTGTCCTACATCTTCATCGCGCACGACCTGTCCATCGTCCGGCACATCTCGGACCGCGTGGGCGTGATGTACCTGGGCAAGATGGCCGAGATCGGCTCGGACGAGCAGATCTACGACCACCCGACGCACCCGTACACGCAGGCGCTGCTGTCGGCGGTCCCCGTCCCGGACCCGGACGCCCGTGAGCACCGCGAGCGGATCATCCTCACCGGCGACGTGCCGTCCCCGGCCAACCCGCCCTCGGGCTGCCGCTTCCGCACCCGCTGCTGGAAGGCCCAGGACAAGTGCGCCGAGGAGGTCCCGCTGCTGGCGATCCCCGAGCGTTTCAAGGGCACGGACAGCCTGGCGGCCCACGAGTCGGCCTGCCACTTCGCGGAGGAGAAGGACATCGTCCACGCGGCGTAG
- a CDS encoding peptide ABC transporter substrate-binding protein: protein MRGAKSAKWVAIAAVVALGATACGGGGDKGGDSKAAADPNGKFSVEVGEPQHPLQPANTMESNGSIVIKSIFSGLVDYDSSGKIVMVNAQSVDTTDNKTFTVKLKPGWKFHDGTPVTSTSYVKAWNWAANPANKQTNSAWFADIQGYDDVAPASGKPKAEQMSGLKVVDDNTFTITLSKPIPYYTYKLGYEVFDPLPESFYKDPKAAGEHPIGNGPYKFVSWRHKQSIEVAKYDDYKGPNAAKNGGVVFKNYAKLETAYQDLKSGNLDVMRQVAPRDLPVYKQDLGDRAVDQSYSAIQTIAVAFYAPQWKNVNVKVLQGLSMAIDRDTITKTVLQGTREPATGWVAKGVLGYQPNAVGDITKYDPAKAKQLIQEGGGVPGNKISIQYNADGGHKEWVEAVCGSITKATGVACTGDSKADFQADTNARDNKQVKSLYRSGWVLDYPFISNFIRDLFGSKADGNQGGFASKEVDDLIAKADAAKTLDESEKLYQQVEKQLPNYMPSIPLWYYKVNAGYSEKVENVKYDQQGDPIVTGVEVKK from the coding sequence ATGCGTGGTGCCAAGAGCGCCAAGTGGGTTGCGATAGCCGCGGTTGTGGCGCTGGGCGCGACGGCCTGTGGCGGCGGTGGTGACAAGGGCGGCGACAGCAAGGCCGCGGCCGACCCCAACGGGAAGTTCTCCGTCGAGGTGGGCGAGCCGCAGCACCCGCTGCAGCCCGCGAACACCATGGAGTCCAACGGCAGCATCGTCATCAAGTCCATCTTCTCCGGGCTCGTCGACTACGACTCCAGCGGCAAGATCGTCATGGTGAACGCCCAGTCGGTGGACACCACGGACAACAAGACCTTCACGGTCAAGCTGAAGCCGGGCTGGAAGTTCCACGACGGCACCCCCGTCACCTCCACGTCCTACGTCAAGGCGTGGAACTGGGCCGCCAACCCGGCCAACAAGCAGACCAACAGCGCGTGGTTCGCCGACATCCAGGGTTACGACGACGTCGCCCCGGCCAGCGGCAAGCCGAAGGCCGAGCAGATGTCCGGTCTGAAGGTCGTCGACGACAACACCTTCACGATCACTCTGTCGAAGCCGATCCCGTACTACACCTACAAGCTCGGCTACGAGGTCTTCGACCCGCTGCCGGAGTCCTTCTACAAGGACCCGAAGGCGGCCGGCGAGCACCCGATCGGCAACGGCCCCTACAAGTTCGTGAGCTGGCGCCACAAGCAGTCGATCGAGGTCGCCAAGTACGACGACTACAAGGGTCCGAACGCCGCGAAGAACGGCGGCGTGGTCTTCAAGAACTACGCCAAGCTCGAGACCGCCTACCAGGACCTCAAGTCCGGCAACCTCGACGTGATGCGCCAGGTCGCCCCGCGTGACCTCCCGGTCTACAAGCAGGACCTCGGCGACCGCGCGGTGGACCAGTCGTACTCGGCGATCCAGACCATCGCCGTGGCCTTCTACGCGCCGCAGTGGAAGAACGTCAACGTGAAGGTCCTCCAGGGCCTGTCGATGGCGATCGACCGCGACACCATCACCAAGACCGTCCTGCAGGGCACCCGTGAGCCGGCCACCGGCTGGGTCGCCAAGGGCGTCCTGGGCTACCAGCCGAACGCCGTCGGTGACATCACCAAGTACGACCCGGCCAAGGCGAAGCAGCTCATCCAGGAGGGTGGCGGCGTCCCGGGCAACAAGATCTCCATCCAGTACAACGCGGACGGCGGTCACAAGGAGTGGGTGGAGGCCGTCTGCGGCTCCATCACCAAGGCCACCGGCGTGGCGTGCACGGGCGACTCGAAGGCCGACTTCCAGGCCGACACCAACGCGCGTGACAACAAGCAGGTCAAGTCGCTCTACCGCTCCGGCTGGGTGCTCGACTACCCCTTCATCTCGAACTTCATCCGCGACCTGTTCGGCTCCAAGGCCGACGGCAACCAGGGTGGCTTCGCGAGCAAGGAGGTCGACGACCTGATCGCCAAGGCCGACGCCGCCAAGACGCTGGACGAGTCGGAGAAGCTCTACCAGCAGGTCGAGAAGCAGCTCCCGAACTACATGCCGAGCATCCCGCTCTGGTACTACAAGGTCAACGCGGGCTACTCCGAGAAGGTCGAGAACGTCAAGTACGACCAGCAGGGTGACCCCATCGTGACTGGCGTTGAGGTCAAGAAGTAA
- the typA gene encoding translational GTPase TypA has translation MAVSATRHDIRNVAIVAHVDHGKTTIVDGMLKQAGAFAAHQLDSVDDRMMDSNDLEREKGITILAKNTAVKYHPKDGGDPITINIIDTPGHADFGGEVERGLSMVDGVVLLVDASEGPLPQTRFVLRKALQQRLPVILCINKTDRPDSRIDEVVNETYDLFLDLDADEEQIEFPIVYACGRDGIASLTKPADGTVPGDSDSLEPFFSTILEHIPAPTYDEELPLQAHVTNLDADNFLGRIALLRVEQGELRKGQTVAWIKRDGSVQNVRISELMMTEALTRKPAEKAGPGDICAVAGIPDIMIGETLADPENPVPLPLITVDEPAISMTIGTNTSPLVGRGGTGKGADAKAAVKDRKVTARQVKDRLDRELIGNVSLRVLETERPDAWEVQGRGELALAILVETMRREGYELTVGKPQVVTKDVDGKTYEPVERMTVDVPEEHMGAVTQLMGVRKGRMDNMSNHGSGWVRMEFVVPSRGLIGFRTEFLTQTRGTGIGHSIHEGFEPWFGTLTTRNNGSLVADRSGAVTAFAMTNLQERGVLFVEPGTEVYEGMIVGENSRADDMDVNITKEKKLTNMRSSTADVTESIVPPRKLSLEQSLEFCRDDECVEVTPEAVRIRKVSLDARDRARAASRAKHG, from the coding sequence ATGGCCGTGTCCGCAACACGTCACGACATTCGAAACGTCGCCATCGTCGCCCACGTCGACCACGGCAAGACGACCATCGTCGACGGCATGCTGAAGCAGGCCGGTGCCTTCGCCGCCCATCAGCTCGACTCCGTCGACGACCGCATGATGGACTCGAACGACCTGGAGCGTGAGAAGGGCATCACGATCCTCGCCAAGAACACGGCGGTGAAGTATCACCCCAAGGACGGCGGGGACCCCATCACGATCAACATCATCGACACCCCCGGCCACGCCGACTTCGGCGGCGAGGTCGAGCGCGGTCTGTCGATGGTCGACGGTGTGGTGCTGCTCGTCGACGCCTCCGAGGGCCCGCTGCCGCAGACCCGCTTCGTGCTGCGCAAGGCGCTCCAGCAGCGCCTGCCCGTCATCCTGTGCATCAACAAGACGGACCGCCCGGACTCCCGGATCGACGAGGTCGTCAACGAGACGTACGACCTCTTCCTCGACCTGGACGCCGACGAGGAGCAGATCGAGTTCCCGATCGTCTACGCCTGCGGCCGTGACGGCATCGCCTCGCTGACCAAGCCGGCCGACGGCACGGTCCCGGGCGACTCCGACAGCCTGGAGCCGTTCTTCTCCACCATCCTGGAGCACATCCCGGCCCCCACCTACGACGAGGAGCTGCCGCTCCAGGCGCACGTCACCAACCTGGACGCGGACAACTTCCTCGGCCGTATCGCGCTGCTGCGCGTGGAGCAGGGCGAGCTGCGCAAGGGCCAGACGGTCGCGTGGATCAAGCGCGACGGCTCCGTGCAGAACGTGCGGATCTCCGAGCTGATGATGACCGAGGCGCTCACCCGCAAGCCCGCCGAGAAGGCGGGCCCCGGTGACATCTGCGCCGTCGCCGGTATCCCCGACATCATGATCGGCGAGACGCTGGCGGACCCGGAGAACCCGGTCCCGCTGCCGCTGATCACGGTCGACGAGCCGGCGATCTCCATGACCATCGGCACCAACACCTCGCCGCTGGTCGGCCGCGGCGGCACCGGCAAGGGCGCCGACGCGAAGGCGGCCGTCAAGGACCGCAAGGTCACCGCCCGCCAGGTCAAGGACCGCCTGGACCGCGAGCTGATCGGCAACGTCTCGCTGCGCGTGCTGGAGACCGAGCGCCCGGACGCCTGGGAGGTGCAGGGCCGCGGTGAGCTGGCGCTGGCCATCCTGGTGGAGACCATGCGCCGCGAGGGCTACGAGCTGACCGTCGGCAAGCCGCAGGTCGTCACCAAGGACGTCGACGGCAAGACGTACGAGCCGGTCGAGCGCATGACGGTCGACGTGCCCGAGGAGCACATGGGCGCGGTCACGCAGCTCATGGGTGTGCGCAAGGGCCGGATGGACAACATGTCCAACCACGGCTCTGGCTGGGTCCGCATGGAGTTCGTGGTGCCCTCGCGCGGTCTGATCGGCTTCCGTACCGAGTTCCTGACCCAGACCCGCGGCACCGGCATCGGCCACTCCATCCACGAGGGCTTCGAGCCCTGGTTCGGCACGCTGACCACGCGCAACAACGGTTCGCTGGTCGCCGACCGCTCCGGTGCCGTCACCGCCTTCGCGATGACCAACCTCCAGGAGCGCGGTGTGCTCTTCGTGGAGCCGGGCACCGAGGTGTACGAGGGCATGATCGTCGGTGAGAACTCCCGCGCCGACGACATGGACGTCAACATCACCAAGGAGAAGAAGCTCACCAACATGCGGTCCTCGACCGCCGATGTGACCGAGTCCATCGTCCCGCCGCGCAAGCTCTCCCTGGAGCAGTCCCTGGAGTTCTGCCGCGACGACGAGTGCGTCGAGGTGACCCCGGAGGCGGTCCGCATCCGCAAGGTGAGCCTGGACGCGCGCGACCGCGCCCGCGCCGCCAGCCGGGCCAAGCACGGCTGA
- a CDS encoding ABC transporter permease produces MPELTKSADEAPGATATAAAGGELPQPKGEKTRSLWGDAWQDLRTNWVFIVSALLILLLLLMAAWPGLFTDGDPNNKDLAGHYLAHPQYGKVFSADWLGYDAQGRSVYARAIYGARASLLVGGGTTLAVTLLGGLIGMIAGYFGGWVDAVLSRVTDMFMGIPFLLGALVLLNAFTDRTIPVVILALAFLGWTQTARVMRGAVITVKSTDYVQAAKALGAGTNRILFRHVLPNAVAPVIVVATISLGVYIGAEATLSFLGLGLNGASWGNDISDGGNSIRVAQWIMLYPSILLSITVLAFIMLGEAVRNALDPKTR; encoded by the coding sequence ATGCCTGAGCTGACCAAGTCCGCGGACGAAGCCCCCGGCGCCACCGCGACCGCAGCCGCGGGCGGCGAACTGCCGCAGCCCAAGGGAGAGAAGACCCGCAGCCTGTGGGGCGACGCCTGGCAGGACCTGCGCACCAACTGGGTGTTCATCGTCTCGGCCCTGCTGATCCTGCTGCTGCTCCTGATGGCCGCCTGGCCGGGGCTGTTCACCGACGGCGACCCGAACAACAAGGACCTGGCCGGGCACTACCTGGCGCACCCGCAGTACGGGAAGGTCTTCTCGGCCGACTGGCTGGGCTACGACGCCCAGGGCCGCAGCGTCTACGCCCGCGCCATCTACGGCGCCCGCGCCTCGCTGCTGGTCGGCGGCGGCACCACCCTCGCGGTGACCCTGCTCGGCGGTCTGATCGGCATGATCGCCGGTTACTTCGGCGGCTGGGTCGACGCGGTGCTGTCCCGGGTCACCGACATGTTCATGGGCATCCCGTTCCTGCTCGGCGCGCTCGTCCTGCTGAACGCCTTCACCGACCGCACCATCCCGGTCGTCATCCTGGCGCTGGCCTTCCTCGGCTGGACACAGACGGCCCGTGTGATGCGCGGTGCGGTCATCACGGTCAAGTCGACGGACTACGTGCAGGCGGCCAAGGCGCTCGGCGCCGGGACCAACCGCATCCTCTTCCGCCATGTGCTGCCCAACGCGGTGGCTCCGGTGATCGTCGTCGCCACCATCTCGCTCGGTGTCTACATCGGCGCCGAGGCCACGCTGTCGTTCCTGGGCCTCGGCCTGAACGGCGCCTCGTGGGGCAACGACATCTCCGACGGCGGCAACTCGATCCGCGTGGCCCAGTGGATCATGCTCTACCCGTCGATCCTGCTCAGCATCACGGTGCTGGCGTTCATCATGCTCGGTGAGGCCGTCCGCAACGCCCTCGACCCGAAGACACGCTGA